The following DNA comes from Paraburkholderia sp. PGU19.
ATCTTGCCTTTGAAGATGATCGCAGATCATATCAAGCCATCCCGACTTCAACTCGGGCCCTCGCCGTTTACCTGAAATTCGATAAGGCAACCTATCCGAACGGAGTTAATAGAGCAGATCTCGATGCGCAAGTGACGATGAGCTACCAAACGCTCCCCGATGTGTCCAGTGGCGTCGAAGCTGCTAATTCACTTAAGGACACCGATGTCCGTAGCAAAGCTCATAACGGAGAATTAGTCGAGCCATATCTGGCCATGTGAAACCCCAACCCACAACCGGTTCTTCTTAGTTCTCCGATTCCGGTACCCTCCGCATCTTCATCCGCCGAATCGCCGACGCAGCAATCCGGCGCAGCGAGTGAACCACCTTCGACATAACCAATGCCTTCCACTTCGTTCTAACTCGACACTCAGAGGACCAACCGTTTTCCCGATTGATGAGAGACTCGCGTCCGGTATGTTCGTTAGATACCATCCGTAAACGAGCAATCCTTGCCGACCAATCCCTCGGTGCTTCATTTGAAGAGCACCTTGTGCCGACGTACCATCGACGATGTACAATTTTTATTCCGATTACTCTTCAAACGAAACCCCACATGCCTGAAGATTGCGCGCAAAGACAAACAGGTCGGCGCTTTCGAGGGTTCTCAAATTCACCGCTCGCACCTCATCCCTGCTCAAGAGACGGCCGGCCACCCCCTGTTCAAGGTAGCAGAATGGACCGACCGGTATCCGGGCGGCCATGTGATACTGATCAGAAACCAAAAACTCCAGACTGTCGGACCGCACGACTCTCCAAGCCGGAACATGAAGTTGTCGCCGCGTCTGCAACAGTCCGAGCCGCTGTGCAAGCCCTCGAGCAACGCGGTCCAGTTGACCTGCCCCCCCATGAAGATCCCCTGAGATTCGAACCTGTCGAGATCGACCTTCTCAACACGATTCAGGCTCTGATCAGCAGCAAGCAAGCTCGTTTCAGTGAAAGTGTGCTTTTTTGCGATGCTTCGTTCACGCAAGATCACATAGAAGCGTTGAATGGCACGACGCTGACTGTCAAGTGATATCTCCGCTCCGTGGCAAACCGCCTCAGCAACGCTATGGAACGTATCCTCTATTTGCACGGCATCTCGCTCGATCTGCTCGTCCCATTTTCTATTTGCTACGAAGTTTCGGTCGTCCACATGCGCGGGGAAACTCTTCCTGTGTTTCAACAGCCTGAAGTCGACCATTTCTGGACGCTCCGCACAAAACCTCAAAAGCGCGCGCCGCGGAAGAACATGCTGATTCTTTACGACGCTATATGTCGACATACATCCCTTCGTGGATTACAGGCGGAATCGAAATCAATTCGTGCGCCCTGCCCTCGGCCAGCACGTTGACGCCGGGGAGTTTTGTTGAACACTACCTGACAGCGTAAATATTATCGGGCAGGCGGCTCTGCTAACCAGTCTGCATTCGTGATGCATGCGCTGCAAATACCTTTAATCGATCGAGCACCCGCGGGCCCCCAAGCTGACGGCAAACGCGTCGCGTCGGCGCTCGGAAAAACACAGCCCTCGAATCGATTGGTTAGTCAAAACTAGCTTTCAGTCGCCGGTCTCTATAGGCGGGCAAATCTGCACTGCACTCATTCCAGAATGATTCGCAGCCAAACGACCCGGCCGCCGGTTTCCCATCTTCGAATTCTGCGTCCTTCGCCCGGAAAATTCAGTCCCTAGACTTACACGGCGATTCTATCGGGATCGGAACGTCGCTTGACCTGTCGGCATCCACCAATTCCGACCGACTCAGCAAACACTCCTGATCATCGCTTCGGTCCTCACGACGAGGTGCTTTTCAGCAACCCGCTAGGATCACTGTTGTTGCCACGACCGTGCTGGGGCTTCTGGCGGCCGCCCGAGTCACGATCGATGCGGCTCATGGGCGGCTCGCGCGTATGGTAGTGGCGGCCCCGTCTCCTTTGCCGAACTGCTGCGGCATGGCCGTGCGGCCAGCGAGAGGTTGCCGAAGCGCGTGCTAACATTGTTTGTTATCACATCCCGTCGTTCAACGGCTCAAACAATGAATTCCGAGACGCTTGCTTCCACGCCGCCCGCCACACTTTTCATCGCGTCGCGGGAAAGCCGGCTTGCAATGTGGCAGGCCGAACACGTACGGTGTGCACTGCACAAATTATATCCATCTTGTGACGTAAAAATCCTCGGAATGACGACTCGAGGCGATCAGATTCTCGATCGCACGCTGTCGAAGGTCGGCGGCAAGGGACTGTTTGTGAAGGAGCTGGAGAACGCGCTCGCCGACGGCCGTGCCGATCTCGCGGTCCATTCGCTGAAAGACGTGCCGATGGAACTGCCCGAAGGCTTCGTGCTGTCCACCATCATGGAGCGCGAAGACCCGCGCGACGCGTTCGTCTCGAACCAGTACGACTCGCTGGCTACGTTGCCGTTCGGCAGTGTGGTCGGCACGTCGAGCCTGCGCCGCGAAGCGATGCTGCGCGCGCGTTATCCCGAACTCGTCGTGAAGCCGTTGCGCGGCAATCTCGACACGCGGCTCGGCAAGCTCGATAGCGGCGATTACGCGGCCATCATTCTGGCCGCGGCGGGTCTCAGGCGTCTGGGACTTGGCGACCGCATCCGCTCGCTGCTCGAACCCGCCGACAGTCTGCCCGCCCCCGGGCAGGGCGCCCTCGGCATCGAGATCCGCGCGGACCGCGTCGATCTCGCCGCATGGCTTGCTCCGCTGCATCACGAGCACACGGCGGCCGCCGTCGAAGCGGAGCGCATGGTGTCGCGCGCGCTGGGCGGCAGCTGCGAAGTGCCGCTCGCCGCTTACGCGACCTGGCATGACGGCGCGCTGCATCTGCGCGGCGTCGTCGCGACGCCTGACGGCCAGCGCGTGCTGTTCGCGCAAGCCTCGGCGCCCGCGCCGACCACGGGCGCCGCGCTCGAACTGGGCCGCGAGGTCGCGAGCCAGCTCGAAGCGCAGGGCGCACTCGAAATAGTCCGCGCGCTCACCACGGCGAGCGACCCG
Coding sequences within:
- the hemC gene encoding hydroxymethylbilane synthase, with protein sequence MNSETLASTPPATLFIASRESRLAMWQAEHVRCALHKLYPSCDVKILGMTTRGDQILDRTLSKVGGKGLFVKELENALADGRADLAVHSLKDVPMELPEGFVLSTIMEREDPRDAFVSNQYDSLATLPFGSVVGTSSLRREAMLRARYPELVVKPLRGNLDTRLGKLDSGDYAAIILAAAGLRRLGLGDRIRSLLEPADSLPAPGQGALGIEIRADRVDLAAWLAPLHHEHTAAAVEAERMVSRALGGSCEVPLAAYATWHDGALHLRGVVATPDGQRVLFAQASAPAPTTGAALELGREVASQLEAQGALEIVRALTTASDPATGS